In Collimonas arenae, a single genomic region encodes these proteins:
- the rsmG gene encoding 16S rRNA (guanine(527)-N(7))-methyltransferase RsmG codes for MSSIQATTLEESLQQGAQILGITLDQQQQQQLLAYLNLLAKWNKVYNLTSIREPAQMMTHHLLDSLAVVPAFADAENVLDVGAGGGLPGMILAIWAGKAKPSMRVSMIDTVHKKTAFLTQVKAELGLSNVSVHTARVEQLQVAQKFDVITSRAFAELADFINWSAHLLTDDGQFIALKGVKPDDEISRLPAGWQVTEVRPVAVPGLDAERHLIFIKRSKP; via the coding sequence ATGAGTTCAATCCAGGCCACCACGTTGGAAGAGAGCCTGCAGCAAGGCGCACAAATTTTAGGCATCACACTGGATCAGCAGCAGCAACAGCAATTACTGGCTTATCTGAACCTGCTGGCAAAGTGGAATAAGGTGTACAACCTGACCTCGATCCGCGAGCCGGCGCAAATGATGACCCACCATCTGCTGGATTCGCTGGCAGTGGTGCCGGCCTTTGCCGACGCCGAGAATGTGTTGGACGTCGGCGCCGGTGGCGGCTTGCCAGGAATGATCCTGGCGATCTGGGCAGGCAAGGCCAAGCCTTCGATGCGCGTATCCATGATCGATACGGTGCACAAGAAAACGGCATTCCTGACGCAGGTAAAAGCCGAGCTGGGATTGAGCAACGTCAGCGTGCATACGGCAAGGGTAGAGCAGCTGCAGGTGGCGCAGAAATTCGATGTGATCACTTCACGCGCATTTGCCGAGTTGGCGGATTTTATCAACTGGTCGGCGCATTTGCTGACAGATGATGGTCAGTTCATTGCGCTGAAAGGCGTCAAGCCGGACGACGAAATTTCACGCTTGCCGGCTGGCTGGCAGGTGACAGAAGTAAGGCCGGTGGCCGTGCCGGGACTGGATGCGGAACGCCACCTGATATTTATCAAGCGCAGCAAGCCATAA
- a CDS encoding F0F1 ATP synthase subunit B gives MNLNATLIAQFVVFFILALFTMKFVWPPLIKALDERAKKIADGLAAADRGKADLAAAEKRASAELATARDEGQKRIGEAEKRGQAIVDEAKKTAAEEAARIIANAKAEAEQQMTKAREALRGDVATLAVKGAEQILKREVNSAAHADLLNQLKTEL, from the coding sequence GTGAACTTAAATGCAACATTGATTGCTCAGTTCGTGGTCTTCTTTATCCTCGCGTTGTTCACGATGAAATTCGTGTGGCCGCCGTTGATAAAAGCGCTCGATGAGCGTGCCAAGAAGATTGCGGACGGCCTGGCAGCCGCAGACCGCGGCAAGGCAGATCTGGCGGCCGCTGAAAAGCGTGCTTCGGCAGAACTGGCGACTGCGCGCGACGAAGGTCAGAAGCGTATTGGCGAAGCTGAAAAGCGCGGCCAAGCGATTGTCGACGAAGCCAAGAAAACTGCTGCTGAAGAAGCTGCTCGCATCATCGCTAACGCCAAGGCCGAAGCGGAACAGCAAATGACCAAAGCTCGCGAAGCACTGCGTGGCGACGTTGCGACCCTCGCGGTCAAAGGCGCCGAACAGATCCTCAAGCGCGAAGTCAACTCTGCTGCTCACGCCGATTTGCTGAACCAACTGAAAACAGAGCTGTAA
- the atpE gene encoding F0F1 ATP synthase subunit C, whose product MTDLSFVALACGLIIGLGAIGACIGIAIMGGKYLEASARQPELMNTLQTKMFLLAGLIDAAFLIGVGIAMLFAFANPFVPK is encoded by the coding sequence ATGACTGATCTGTCTTTTGTTGCTTTGGCTTGTGGTTTGATCATCGGTTTGGGCGCTATCGGTGCTTGTATCGGTATCGCGATCATGGGCGGTAAGTATCTGGAAGCATCGGCACGTCAACCAGAACTGATGAACACCCTGCAAACCAAGATGTTCTTGCTGGCTGGTCTGATCGACGCTGCGTTCCTGATCGGTGTTGGTATCGCCATGTTGTTCGCATTCGCAAACCCATTCGTTCCTAAGTAA
- a CDS encoding F0F1 ATP synthase subunit epsilon, translating into MANTIHVDVVSAEENIFSGEAEFVALPGESGELGIYPRHTPLITRIKPGAVRIKVAGQAQDEFVFVAGGLLEVQPNKVTVLADTAIRGADLDEAKASEAKRRAEEALTNKESLIDYAKAQSELTAAIAQLAAIQKLRQKGR; encoded by the coding sequence ATGGCAAACACTATTCACGTAGACGTTGTTTCCGCGGAAGAGAATATCTTCTCCGGCGAAGCCGAATTCGTCGCGTTGCCGGGTGAGTCGGGCGAGCTGGGGATTTATCCTCGCCACACCCCACTTATCACGCGCATCAAGCCGGGTGCCGTACGCATCAAGGTGGCAGGCCAGGCACAGGACGAGTTTGTGTTCGTTGCCGGCGGTTTGCTGGAAGTGCAGCCGAACAAGGTTACCGTGCTGGCTGACACCGCAATCCGCGGCGCCGACCTGGACGAAGCGAAGGCTAGCGAAGCCAAGCGTCGCGCCGAAGAAGCGTTGACCAATAAAGAATCCTTGATCGATTACGCAAAAGCACAGTCAGAGTTGACTGCCGCGATTGCGCAATTGGCGGCGATTCAGAAATTGCGTCAAAAAGGACGCTGA
- the atpB gene encoding F0F1 ATP synthase subunit A: MTVAPSEALTPSEYIVHHLGHFANGHQVKIVDFSIINIDTIFWSLFAGVLGSLLMYMAARKATAGVPGRFQAFVEMVVEMVDDQAKGIVHGDRSFIAPLALTVFVWVALMNSLDFLPVDMFSSFFKFVGLDSVISHHRVVPTADLNGTMGIALGVLVLMLYYSFKIKGVGGFLHELVAAPFGIWLAPANLLLNLIEFAAKTVSLAMRLFGNMYAGELLFLLIALLGSTATAFGFVGHVIAGSIWAIFHILIVLLQAFIFMMLTLVYIGQAHESH; this comes from the coding sequence ATGACCGTAGCTCCAAGCGAAGCACTTACCCCCTCAGAATATATCGTCCATCACCTCGGACATTTTGCCAACGGCCATCAAGTCAAGATAGTCGATTTTTCGATCATCAATATCGATACCATTTTCTGGTCGCTGTTCGCCGGCGTGCTCGGCAGCCTGCTGATGTATATGGCTGCGCGTAAAGCGACTGCCGGTGTGCCAGGCCGTTTCCAGGCTTTCGTCGAAATGGTGGTCGAAATGGTTGACGACCAGGCCAAGGGCATTGTGCACGGCGACCGTAGCTTCATCGCACCGCTGGCGTTGACGGTGTTCGTCTGGGTCGCGCTGATGAATTCGCTGGACTTCCTGCCGGTCGACATGTTTTCTTCCTTCTTCAAATTCGTAGGCCTGGACAGCGTCATTTCGCATCACCGCGTAGTGCCGACCGCCGACCTCAACGGCACCATGGGCATCGCCCTGGGCGTGCTGGTGCTGATGCTGTATTACAGCTTCAAGATCAAGGGCGTTGGCGGCTTCCTGCATGAACTGGTCGCAGCGCCTTTCGGTATCTGGCTGGCGCCAGCCAACCTGTTGCTGAACCTGATTGAGTTTGCGGCAAAGACTGTATCGCTGGCGATGCGGCTGTTCGGCAACATGTACGCCGGTGAACTGTTGTTCCTGTTGATCGCGCTGCTGGGTTCCACGGCTACCGCGTTCGGTTTTGTCGGCCACGTGATTGCCGGTTCGATCTGGGCGATCTTCCATATCCTGATCGTGTTGTTGCAAGCGTTTATTTTCATGATGCTGACCCTGGTGTATATCGGCCAGGCGCATGAGTCGCACTAA
- a CDS encoding ParB/RepB/Spo0J family partition protein, with translation MVTKKSKGLGRGLEALLGGSTDITEAVPTIVGAPSVLAVTVMQAGKYQPRTRMDEGALAELASSIKEQGLLQPILVRPIALHNGAQHYEIIAGERRFRAAQMAGLIEVPVLVKDVDDQTTAAMALIENMQREDLNPLEEAQGIHRLITDFSFTHEQAAVSVGRSRSAVSNLLRLLNLAKPVQTMLMAGDIDMGHARALLAVDAATQITLANQVVAKRMSVRDTEKLVVRTTTEAEAANRPVKNKEKSRDIARLEEELSDLLATQVTIKTAAKNRGQLIIDFSDLDTLDGLITRLKGVE, from the coding sequence ATGGTCACGAAAAAATCAAAAGGGTTGGGTCGGGGTCTTGAAGCATTGTTGGGTGGATCGACAGATATCACCGAAGCGGTGCCGACGATTGTCGGAGCGCCTTCGGTGCTGGCGGTGACGGTCATGCAGGCCGGCAAATACCAGCCACGTACCCGCATGGATGAAGGCGCGCTTGCTGAGCTGGCGTCATCGATCAAGGAGCAGGGCTTGCTGCAGCCAATCCTGGTGCGGCCGATTGCCTTGCACAATGGTGCCCAGCACTACGAAATCATCGCCGGTGAGCGCCGCTTCCGGGCGGCGCAGATGGCGGGGCTGATCGAGGTGCCGGTGCTGGTCAAGGATGTCGACGACCAGACCACGGCGGCGATGGCGCTGATCGAAAACATGCAGCGCGAGGACCTGAATCCGCTGGAAGAAGCGCAGGGTATCCATCGCCTGATCACCGATTTCAGTTTCACCCATGAACAGGCGGCGGTGTCGGTAGGGCGGTCGCGCAGTGCTGTATCGAATCTGTTGCGTCTGCTGAACCTGGCCAAGCCGGTGCAAACCATGCTGATGGCGGGCGATATCGACATGGGGCACGCGCGGGCGCTGCTGGCGGTCGATGCTGCAACCCAGATCACGCTGGCGAACCAGGTCGTGGCCAAGCGCATGTCGGTGCGGGATACCGAAAAGCTGGTGGTGCGCACCACGACAGAAGCGGAAGCGGCAAATCGCCCGGTCAAGAATAAAGAAAAATCGCGCGATATCGCCAGGCTGGAAGAGGAGCTTTCCGATTTGCTCGCGACCCAGGTAACAATCAAGACGGCAGCCAAAAATCGCGGCCAGCTGATCATCGATTTTTCCGACCTGGATACATTGGATGGTCTGATTACCCGCCTGAAAGGCGTAGAGTAA
- the leuE gene encoding leucine efflux protein LeuE — MSAFFHTLGITDVWQLIVATMVFLMLPGAGTFCILTSAGKGGIRGGYASVFGIMLGDALLMFLAAIGVAALLTANPMVFKAIQYVGAAYLAYLGCRLLFAKKTDGASAEIGFAGASNFTRGFMATLINPKPIVFYMAFFPLFMDPATQRGGLTFLTMGAIISSCAFIYGSLLVLLGNTAAKRLGHNRRIAAFASKAAGIFLIGFGIKLSTN; from the coding sequence ATGAGCGCCTTTTTTCATACCCTCGGCATTACCGACGTCTGGCAACTGATCGTTGCGACGATGGTGTTCCTGATGCTGCCTGGAGCCGGGACTTTTTGTATCCTGACCAGCGCAGGCAAGGGTGGCATCCGCGGCGGCTATGCGTCGGTGTTCGGTATTATGCTGGGCGATGCGCTGCTGATGTTCCTGGCAGCAATCGGCGTGGCCGCGTTGCTTACCGCTAATCCGATGGTGTTCAAGGCGATCCAGTATGTCGGTGCGGCATACCTGGCCTATCTCGGTTGCCGGTTGTTGTTTGCTAAAAAGACCGATGGTGCCAGCGCAGAGATCGGCTTTGCCGGCGCCAGCAACTTCACGCGCGGTTTCATGGCGACGTTGATCAATCCCAAGCCGATCGTGTTCTACATGGCTTTTTTCCCCCTGTTCATGGATCCGGCAACCCAGCGCGGCGGCCTGACATTTCTGACAATGGGCGCAATCATTTCCAGCTGCGCATTTATTTACGGTAGTCTGTTGGTACTGCTTGGTAATACTGCCGCCAAGCGCCTGGGACACAATCGCCGTATCGCCGCATTCGCTTCCAAGGCCGCAGGGATTTTCCTGATCGGCTTTGGCATCAAGTTATCAACCAATTAA
- the atpD gene encoding F0F1 ATP synthase subunit beta — protein sequence MADGKIVQCIGAVVDVEFPRDAMPKIYDALKMDGSELTLEVQQQLGDGVVRTIALGTSDGLRRGMTIKNTGQPIMVPTGKATLGRIMDVLGNPIDECGPVSHETTASIHRKAPAYDELSPSQELLETGIKVIDLVCPFAKGGKVGLFGGAGVGKTVNMMELINNIAKAHSGLSVFAGVGERTREGNDFYHEMADAKVVDLENPEKSKVAMVYGQMNEPPGNRLRVALTGLTIAEGFRDEGKDVLFFVDNIYRYTLAGTEVSALLGRMPSAVGYQPTLASEMGQLQERITSTKTGSITSIQAVYVPADDLTDPSPATTFAHLDSTVVLSRDIASLGIYPAVDPLDSTSRQLDPQVVGQEHYETARAVQGILQRYKELRDIIAILGMDELAPEDKLLVARARKMQRFLSQPFHVAEVFTGSPGKYVSLKDTIKGFKMIASGELDHLPEQAFYMVGTIEEAIEKAKKIG from the coding sequence ATGGCTGATGGCAAAATCGTTCAGTGTATCGGCGCTGTGGTGGACGTTGAATTCCCACGTGACGCGATGCCTAAGATTTACGACGCCTTGAAGATGGACGGCTCGGAACTGACGCTGGAAGTACAACAACAGCTGGGTGACGGCGTAGTCCGTACCATTGCGCTGGGTACATCCGACGGTTTGCGCCGCGGCATGACAATCAAGAACACAGGTCAGCCAATCATGGTGCCTACCGGTAAAGCAACACTGGGCCGCATCATGGACGTGCTGGGTAACCCGATCGACGAATGCGGTCCGGTGAGCCACGAAACGACCGCTTCGATCCACCGCAAAGCGCCTGCATACGACGAACTGTCGCCATCGCAGGAATTGCTGGAAACCGGCATCAAGGTTATTGACCTGGTTTGCCCGTTCGCCAAGGGTGGTAAGGTCGGTCTGTTCGGTGGTGCGGGTGTGGGCAAGACCGTGAACATGATGGAACTGATCAACAACATCGCCAAGGCGCACAGCGGCTTGTCCGTGTTTGCCGGCGTCGGTGAGCGTACTCGTGAAGGTAACGACTTCTATCACGAAATGGCTGACGCTAAAGTGGTTGATCTGGAAAATCCGGAAAAATCCAAAGTAGCGATGGTTTACGGCCAGATGAACGAACCGCCAGGTAACCGTCTGCGCGTTGCGCTGACCGGCCTGACGATCGCTGAAGGCTTCCGTGACGAAGGTAAAGACGTGTTGTTCTTCGTCGATAACATCTACCGTTATACACTGGCCGGTACAGAAGTTTCCGCGCTGCTGGGCCGTATGCCTTCAGCCGTGGGTTACCAGCCTACGCTGGCTTCGGAAATGGGCCAGCTGCAAGAACGTATCACCTCGACAAAAACCGGTTCGATCACATCGATCCAGGCCGTCTACGTTCCTGCGGATGACTTGACCGACCCGTCGCCTGCTACCACCTTCGCTCACTTGGACTCCACCGTTGTGTTGTCGCGTGATATCGCTTCGCTGGGTATCTATCCTGCGGTTGATCCGCTGGATTCGACTTCGCGTCAGCTGGATCCGCAAGTGGTTGGTCAAGAGCACTACGAAACTGCCCGCGCTGTGCAAGGTATCTTGCAACGCTACAAGGAATTGCGCGACATTATCGCGATTCTGGGTATGGACGAACTGGCTCCGGAAGACAAGCTGTTGGTGGCGCGTGCGCGTAAGATGCAGCGTTTCCTGTCGCAACCTTTCCACGTTGCTGAAGTGTTTACCGGTTCGCCAGGTAAATACGTTTCGCTGAAGGACACGATCAAGGGCTTCAAGATGATCGCCAGCGGCGAACTCGATCACCTGCCGGAACAAGCGTTCTACATGGTCGGCACGATCGAAGAAGCAATCGAAAAGGCCAAGAAGATCGGCTAA
- a CDS encoding ATP synthase subunit I, translating to MLRIVLMQFVTTAVLACIAGLLAGVSGFCSALLGGVCCAVPNGLFALRLYISARKPGGANPMSFFIGEFVKIATTIALIGAVVWLYHDLNWPAFIVSFIVVLKSYIILLFRHRS from the coding sequence ATGCTGCGCATCGTGCTTATGCAATTTGTTACTACGGCCGTGCTGGCATGTATTGCAGGTTTACTAGCCGGCGTATCCGGATTCTGTTCCGCGCTTTTAGGTGGTGTGTGCTGCGCGGTTCCCAATGGACTGTTTGCTCTCCGTCTTTACATTAGCGCGCGCAAACCAGGCGGCGCCAACCCGATGTCTTTTTTCATCGGCGAGTTTGTCAAAATTGCTACAACGATTGCGCTGATTGGCGCGGTCGTATGGTTGTACCACGATTTGAATTGGCCGGCCTTTATCGTCAGCTTCATCGTGGTACTTAAAAGTTACATAATCTTACTTTTTAGACATCGATCATGA
- a CDS encoding ParA family protein, producing MAKIFCVANQKGGVGKTTTAVNLAAGLAQLNQRVLLADLDPQGNATMGAGINKGALTASIYEVLLGMSDIKAVRKTSETGGFDVLPANRELAGAEVEMVELENREKRLKDAFASIADEYDFILIDCPPALSMLTLNGLCAANGVIIPMQCEYYALEGLSDLVNTIKKVHANLNPDLKIIGLLRVMFDPRMTLSQQVSEELEKHFGDKVFKTVIPRNVRLAEAPSYGMPGVSFDAASKGAQAYIAFGAEMVERIKTM from the coding sequence ATGGCAAAAATATTTTGTGTCGCCAATCAAAAGGGCGGGGTCGGTAAAACTACCACCGCCGTCAATCTCGCCGCCGGCCTGGCGCAACTGAATCAGCGCGTATTGCTGGCCGATCTTGATCCGCAGGGCAATGCCACGATGGGTGCGGGCATCAACAAGGGCGCATTGACGGCCTCGATTTATGAAGTGCTGTTGGGGATGTCGGATATCAAAGCGGTGCGCAAGACTTCCGAGACCGGCGGTTTTGATGTCTTGCCGGCAAACCGTGAGCTGGCGGGCGCCGAAGTGGAAATGGTGGAGCTTGAAAATCGCGAAAAGCGCTTGAAAGACGCGTTTGCCAGCATCGCCGACGAATACGATTTCATTTTGATCGACTGTCCCCCGGCTTTGTCGATGCTGACCTTGAATGGTCTGTGTGCGGCCAATGGCGTCATCATTCCGATGCAATGCGAGTACTACGCGCTGGAAGGTTTGTCGGATCTGGTGAACACCATCAAAAAGGTGCATGCCAACCTGAATCCGGATTTGAAGATTATCGGCCTGCTGCGCGTCATGTTCGATCCACGCATGACTTTATCGCAACAAGTATCGGAAGAGCTCGAAAAGCATTTTGGCGACAAGGTATTCAAGACAGTGATTCCGCGCAATGTGCGTCTGGCAGAAGCGCCATCGTATGGCATGCCGGGCGTGAGTTTCGATGCGGCCTCCAAGGGTGCGCAGGCGTATATCGCCTTTGGCGCCGAGATGGTAGAACGCATTAAAACAATGTAG
- the atpG gene encoding F0F1 ATP synthase subunit gamma, with protein MATGKEIRSKIKSVENTKKITKAMEMVAASKMRKAQDRMRAARPYSDKIRNIASNLSQANPEYTHPFMVKQDNSKNVGFIVVTTDKGLCGGMNTNSLRLLTAKLRELEGQGNKVQAVAIGNKGLGFLNRIGAKVVAHAVQLGDTPHLDKLIGPVKVLLDAYQEGRLDAVYLVYTKFINTMKQEPMLQQLLPLSSDRLEADKEGSHSWDYIYEPDVQSVIDELLVRYVEALIYQAVAENMASEQSARMVAMKSASDNAGNVIGELKLVYNKTRQAAITKELSEIVAGAAAV; from the coding sequence ATGGCTACAGGTAAAGAGATACGCAGCAAGATCAAGAGCGTAGAAAATACGAAGAAGATCACCAAGGCGATGGAAATGGTCGCCGCATCCAAAATGCGCAAGGCGCAGGACCGGATGCGTGCGGCACGTCCCTACAGTGACAAGATTCGTAATATCGCTTCTAACTTGTCGCAAGCCAATCCAGAGTACACGCACCCGTTCATGGTGAAGCAGGACAACTCCAAGAACGTTGGTTTCATCGTCGTCACCACAGACAAAGGTCTGTGCGGCGGCATGAATACCAACTCCTTGCGTTTGCTGACCGCGAAACTGCGTGAGCTGGAAGGACAAGGCAACAAGGTTCAGGCAGTAGCGATCGGCAACAAGGGTCTGGGTTTCCTCAACCGGATCGGCGCCAAGGTCGTTGCGCATGCCGTGCAACTGGGCGACACGCCGCATCTGGACAAGCTGATCGGGCCGGTCAAGGTACTGCTCGATGCTTACCAGGAAGGTCGCCTGGACGCGGTTTATCTGGTGTACACCAAGTTCATCAACACGATGAAGCAAGAGCCGATGCTGCAGCAGTTGCTGCCGCTGTCGAGCGATCGTCTTGAGGCTGATAAAGAAGGTTCGCATTCCTGGGACTATATTTACGAGCCGGATGTGCAAAGCGTCATCGATGAATTGCTGGTGCGTTACGTGGAAGCGCTGATTTATCAGGCTGTCGCAGAAAACATGGCGTCCGAGCAATCGGCGCGTATGGTGGCGATGAAGTCGGCTAGCGACAACGCGGGTAACGTGATCGGCGAATTGAAACTGGTCTACAACAAGACGCGTCAAGCTGCGATCACGAAGGAATTGTCCGAGATCGTTGCCGGTGCGGCTGCCGTCTAG
- the atpA gene encoding F0F1 ATP synthase subunit alpha has product MQLNASEISELIKSRIQGLGDTAEIRNQGTVISVSDGICRIHGLSDVMQGEMLEFPGNTFGLALNLERDSVGAVILGDFEHISEGDTVKCTGRILEVPIGPELRGRVVNALGQPIDGKGPVNTKLTAPIEKIAPGVIARQSVSQPMQTGIKSIDSMVPIGRGQRELIIGDRQTGKTAVAIDAIINQKGQDVTCIYVAIGQKASSIKNIVRSLEAHGAMEYTIVVAASASESAAMQYLSAYSGCAMGEYFRDRGEDALIVYDDLSKQAVAYRQVSLLLRRPPGREAYPGDVFYLHSRLLERAARVNEKYVEDFTKGEVKGKTGSLTALPIIETQAGDVSAFVPTNVISITDGQIFLETSLFNAGIRPAINAGISVSRVGGAAQTKVIKNLSGGIRTDLAQYRELAAFAQFASDLDEATRKQLDRGARVTELLKQAQYSPLSISLMAVTLFAVNKGFLDSIDVKQVLPFESGLHSFMKTSHAPLLQKIEETKQLDKDGEAALSAAVADFKKSFVA; this is encoded by the coding sequence ATGCAACTCAACGCGTCTGAAATCAGCGAACTGATCAAGAGCCGGATTCAAGGCCTTGGCGATACCGCTGAAATTCGCAATCAAGGCACGGTTATTTCCGTGTCCGACGGTATCTGCCGTATCCATGGTCTGTCTGACGTGATGCAAGGTGAGATGCTGGAATTCCCAGGCAATACCTTCGGCCTCGCGCTGAATCTCGAGCGCGACTCTGTCGGCGCGGTTATTCTGGGTGACTTCGAGCACATTTCCGAAGGCGATACAGTTAAATGTACCGGCCGTATCCTGGAAGTGCCTATCGGTCCGGAACTGCGTGGCCGTGTAGTGAATGCACTGGGCCAGCCTATCGATGGCAAGGGTCCGGTCAACACCAAGCTGACAGCGCCGATTGAAAAGATCGCCCCAGGCGTTATCGCCCGTCAATCCGTTTCGCAACCAATGCAGACCGGTATCAAGTCGATCGACTCGATGGTACCAATCGGCCGCGGCCAGCGCGAACTGATCATCGGCGACCGTCAAACCGGCAAGACTGCTGTGGCGATTGATGCGATCATCAATCAAAAGGGCCAGGACGTGACATGTATCTATGTCGCTATCGGTCAAAAAGCATCGTCGATCAAGAACATCGTGCGTTCGCTGGAAGCACATGGCGCCATGGAATACACCATCGTCGTTGCTGCATCGGCTTCCGAGTCGGCTGCGATGCAATATCTGTCGGCTTACTCCGGCTGTGCAATGGGCGAGTATTTCCGTGACCGCGGTGAAGACGCGCTGATCGTATATGACGATCTGTCGAAGCAGGCTGTTGCGTACCGTCAGGTATCGCTGCTGTTGCGCCGTCCGCCAGGCCGTGAAGCTTATCCTGGCGACGTGTTCTACCTCCACAGCCGTTTGCTGGAGCGCGCAGCACGCGTGAACGAAAAGTACGTCGAAGATTTCACCAAGGGTGAAGTCAAGGGCAAGACTGGTTCGCTGACTGCTTTGCCGATCATCGAAACCCAGGCTGGCGACGTTTCCGCTTTCGTTCCGACCAACGTGATTTCGATTACCGACGGTCAGATCTTCCTGGAAACTTCCTTGTTCAACGCCGGTATCCGTCCTGCGATCAACGCCGGTATTTCGGTATCGCGCGTTGGTGGCGCTGCTCAGACCAAGGTGATCAAGAACCTGTCCGGCGGTATCCGTACCGACTTGGCGCAATATCGTGAACTGGCTGCGTTTGCGCAGTTTGCTTCCGACCTCGACGAAGCGACCCGCAAGCAACTGGACCGCGGTGCACGCGTGACTGAGCTGTTGAAGCAGGCGCAATACTCGCCGTTGTCGATCTCGCTGATGGCTGTGACTTTGTTCGCGGTCAACAAGGGCTTCCTGGACAGCATCGACGTCAAGCAAGTACTGCCGTTCGAAAGCGGTCTGCACAGCTTCATGAAGACCAGCCACGCGCCTTTGCTGCAAAAGATTGAAGAAACCAAGCAACTCGATAAAGATGGCGAAGCTGCATTGTCCGCTGCCGTTGCTGATTTCAAAAAATCGTTCGTGGCTTAA
- a CDS encoding F0F1 ATP synthase subunit delta, with protein MAELATIARPYAEALFRVAKSQDLTAWANLVSEMGQVVSHPEVMALAQNPAVSHQQAAATFLALLKSPQAASAEVKNFVTTLVDNGRLTALPEIAEQFHVLKNAQEGAADAEITSAFEMTEAQVKDLITTLEKKFGRKLNPSVTVDNSLIGGVRVVVGDEVLDTSVRAKLQELHAALAA; from the coding sequence ATGGCAGAACTTGCAACGATTGCTCGCCCTTATGCAGAAGCGCTGTTCCGTGTAGCCAAATCGCAAGATCTGACGGCCTGGGCCAATCTGGTTTCGGAAATGGGACAAGTAGTGTCCCATCCTGAGGTCATGGCGCTGGCGCAAAATCCCGCCGTCTCGCATCAGCAAGCTGCTGCTACGTTTCTGGCGCTGTTGAAATCGCCGCAGGCAGCCAGTGCCGAAGTCAAGAACTTCGTCACGACGCTGGTTGATAACGGCCGTTTGACTGCGCTGCCGGAAATCGCCGAGCAATTTCATGTGCTGAAGAACGCACAAGAAGGCGCTGCCGATGCTGAGATCACCAGTGCTTTCGAGATGACCGAGGCGCAAGTGAAGGATTTGATCACCACGTTGGAAAAGAAATTCGGCCGCAAGCTGAACCCATCGGTCACAGTGGATAATTCGCTGATCGGCGGCGTACGCGTAGTAGTCGGTGATGAAGTGCTGGACACTTCGGTACGCGCCAAGCTGCAGGAATTGCATGCTGCTTTGGCGGCGTGA